Proteins encoded by one window of Bacillus sp. DTU_2020_1000418_1_SI_GHA_SEK_038:
- a CDS encoding AAA family ATPase translates to MNDLKSCLSTLERYLKARIPFISIRTSERARALEIAGQIAHQLSIPVFFHTISQGTRDILSNRLVNDDRSVMGGLDFANQKIAQQQNITFIFTEVQDIEDDTPTARQFQDLAMMATDTGGSIIIITNKPVWGQLQRLGMSITLAPPNEDEMLKIIQGQISPYRGEIPIEWGEEEEKQSAAILAGISQIEAENVIATLLANGAIKNDDLKELMHAKDRIFADISGIERVQVRQDYQVGGLEGMKRWLDANEKLLTADLRDRGIRPPRGILLVGVPGCGKSLSAKAIASQWNLPLYRLDLSTIHGQYLGQSESRLKEALSTANHVAPCVLWIDEIEKGLAGATGGGDGGTSTRLVGQFLYWLQESLARVFVVATANDVSKLPPELLRRGRFDELFFVDLPTSKEREEIIKIYINKGLKREVSPSLLEKLVRLSDGFAGADLEAAVRDVVKQAVVHGDESITDQTFISFFENVVPLSQTSPEQIDHIRAWGRERAVPAGKPFDDTSIDQEQYPRRKGPRSVLV, encoded by the coding sequence ATGAACGATTTAAAAAGCTGTTTAAGTACATTGGAAAGATATTTGAAAGCAAGAATTCCCTTTATTTCGATTCGAACATCGGAGCGGGCAAGAGCTTTAGAAATTGCTGGTCAAATTGCTCATCAGCTCTCAATACCGGTCTTTTTTCATACAATTTCACAAGGGACGAGAGATATTCTTTCCAACCGTCTTGTCAATGATGATCGCTCGGTGATGGGGGGGCTGGATTTTGCTAATCAGAAAATTGCACAGCAACAAAACATCACATTCATATTTACTGAAGTTCAAGATATTGAAGATGACACTCCTACGGCTAGACAATTCCAAGATTTAGCAATGATGGCAACAGATACAGGCGGAAGTATTATTATCATCACGAACAAGCCTGTTTGGGGACAGTTGCAGCGTCTTGGGATGTCAATTACGTTAGCACCGCCAAATGAGGATGAAATGTTAAAGATCATCCAGGGGCAAATTTCTCCCTATCGTGGGGAAATCCCGATTGAATGGGGCGAAGAGGAGGAAAAGCAGTCTGCGGCGATTTTAGCAGGTATCAGTCAGATTGAAGCGGAAAATGTAATTGCCACCTTACTAGCGAATGGCGCAATTAAAAATGATGATCTCAAAGAGCTAATGCATGCGAAAGACCGGATCTTTGCTGATATATCAGGAATTGAACGTGTCCAGGTTCGTCAGGATTACCAGGTCGGCGGCCTTGAAGGAATGAAGCGTTGGCTTGATGCCAATGAAAAGTTGCTCACCGCTGATTTGCGCGATCGCGGCATTCGTCCTCCACGAGGGATTCTCTTAGTAGGGGTTCCCGGCTGTGGCAAGTCATTATCTGCCAAGGCGATTGCTTCGCAATGGAATCTGCCTCTGTACCGCCTGGATTTGTCAACGATTCATGGCCAATATTTAGGGCAAAGTGAATCAAGATTAAAGGAAGCACTCTCAACAGCTAACCATGTGGCTCCGTGTGTGCTTTGGATTGATGAGATTGAAAAAGGTTTGGCTGGGGCTACAGGTGGTGGCGACGGTGGAACTTCAACTAGATTGGTAGGACAGTTTTTATATTGGCTTCAAGAAAGCCTTGCCCGAGTTTTTGTCGTTGCGACAGCCAACGATGTCTCGAAGTTACCTCCTGAGCTGCTGCGACGCGGACGTTTTGATGAGTTATTTTTCGTTGATTTGCCAACATCGAAAGAACGGGAAGAAATTATCAAAATCTATATAAATAAAGGTCTAAAGCGGGAAGTGAGTCCAAGTTTATTAGAAAAATTAGTTCGTCTTTCGGATGGATTTGCTGGTGCTGATTTAGAGGCGGCAGTTCGTGATGTCGTGAAGCAAGCGGTCGTACATGGTGATGAATCGATCACTGATCAGACGTTTATCAGTTTCTTTGAGAATGTGGTTCCTCTCTCACAAACAAGTCCGGAACAAATTGATCATATCCGTGCTTGGGGCCGTGAGCGCGCTGTCCCAGCTGGTAAGCCGTTTGATGATACATCTATTGATCAGGAACAATATCCGCGCCGCAAAGGCCCACGTTCTGTTCTCGTCTAA